A genomic stretch from Planctomycetaceae bacterium includes:
- a CDS encoding tetratricopeptide repeat protein, producing the protein MSGRSFNIERAFELQIEASSGDRMMAEHDSTIPGQTGSKSGQQSQSKINEPGLNPTTDSSLPLAGETVAFTGTLASMVHREAASLVEQYGGRSTHSVSSTTSMLVVGEEGWPLEEDGHTSRKLQHAMQLIADGQGLQIVAESDWLHLLGLNERRDEIHRAYTPAMLSRLLDVPVRLIRRWARLGLIRPVRRVCRLPYFEYREVASARRLAALLEEGISAKRIEQSLGELGQTLAGTDRSLAQLNLLVQDKHVLMRDAHGVLNPRTGQRLLDFENVERLNVIRPEEENLETVEIGTRDSVNQVRPIDGGVAGSSDESPVSFSIMEARLTLGDRSMSDWTADEWFHEGCRLAEESEFESAVNAFRNSMSLLVSEQLLLRDDLVMAMREKGGAFPDPADVNFHLADALYRSGRLDAAIERYHSAIEFAPDFIEAWTQLGCLNAELKRPEAAEDALLTAISIHPGNPDALLHYAQLLDQQQRPEEAASWWEQYLQHDSRGPWADHARQRLSDMAVRID; encoded by the coding sequence ATGTCGGGGCGGAGTTTCAACATTGAGAGAGCATTTGAACTGCAGATCGAGGCGTCTTCAGGCGACCGCATGATGGCTGAGCACGATTCCACAATTCCTGGCCAGACAGGCAGCAAGTCCGGTCAACAGAGTCAGAGCAAGATCAATGAGCCGGGACTCAACCCGACCACCGACAGTTCGCTGCCGCTGGCCGGTGAAACCGTCGCGTTCACTGGGACACTCGCGTCAATGGTGCATCGCGAGGCGGCTTCACTGGTGGAACAATATGGAGGTCGATCGACGCATTCCGTATCCAGTACAACTTCCATGCTTGTTGTCGGCGAAGAGGGCTGGCCTCTTGAAGAAGATGGACATACGTCCCGGAAACTTCAACATGCCATGCAACTGATAGCAGACGGACAAGGGCTGCAGATTGTTGCCGAATCGGACTGGCTGCACCTGCTCGGATTGAATGAACGACGCGATGAAATTCATCGCGCATATACTCCCGCAATGCTGTCACGATTGCTCGATGTCCCGGTCCGTCTGATTCGAAGGTGGGCTCGTCTTGGATTGATACGACCTGTTCGCCGTGTTTGCCGATTGCCCTATTTCGAGTATCGCGAAGTCGCCAGCGCGCGACGGCTGGCCGCACTTCTGGAAGAAGGCATTTCGGCAAAGCGAATTGAACAGAGTCTTGGCGAACTTGGACAGACTCTTGCCGGAACCGACCGCTCCCTTGCTCAGCTGAATTTGCTGGTGCAGGACAAGCACGTGCTGATGCGGGATGCCCATGGAGTCCTGAATCCCCGCACGGGGCAACGGCTACTGGACTTCGAGAATGTCGAACGCCTGAACGTTATCCGCCCTGAGGAAGAGAATCTGGAAACCGTTGAGATCGGCACTCGGGACAGCGTGAATCAGGTTCGGCCAATTGATGGTGGCGTTGCAGGTTCCTCTGACGAATCTCCTGTTTCGTTTTCTATCATGGAAGCCCGGTTGACGCTGGGCGACCGCTCTATGAGCGACTGGACGGCCGATGAATGGTTTCACGAAGGGTGTCGACTGGCAGAAGAGTCTGAGTTTGAATCCGCGGTGAATGCCTTTCGCAACTCCATGAGCCTGCTGGTCTCCGAACAACTGCTGCTTCGAGATGATCTTGTGATGGCAATGCGAGAAAAGGGAGGGGCGTTCCCTGATCCGGCTGATGTCAACTTCCATCTTGCTGATGCGCTTTATCGTTCAGGCCGTCTGGATGCTGCAATCGAACGCTACCACAGTGCGATTGAATTCGCCCCCGATTTCATCGAAGCCTGGACTCAGCTTGGTTGCCTGAACGCAGAACTGAAGCGTCCTGAGGCGGCGGAAGACGCTTTGCTGACGGCCATTTCCATCCATCCGGGGAACCCTGATGCGTTACTGCACTACGCCCAGCTCCTTGATCAGCAGCAACGACCTGAAGAGGCCGCATCGTGGTGGGAGCAGTACCTGCAGCATGACTCCCGAGGTCCATGGGCCGACCATGCTCGACAACGCCTGAGCGACATGGCAGTTCGTATTGATTGA
- the glyA gene encoding serine hydroxymethyltransferase — translation MSVLQNADPAIWEAICHERSRQTEGLELIASENYTSAAIMEAAGTVLTNKYAEGYPGKRYYGGCENVDVVENLARERVCQLFGAEHANVQPHAGSQANMAVYLSVVKPGDTVLAMDLAHGGHLTHGMRLNFSGLHYNAIHYGVRQDDHRIDFDQVASLAREHKPKMIIAGASAYPREIDHAKFADIAKEVGAVLMVDMAHYAGLVAGGIHNSPVPVADFVTSTSHKTLRGPRSGFVLCRSQYAKDLDRSVFPGMQGGPLMHIVAAKAVCFAEALQPAFKAYAQQIVDNAKTLAETLMAGGLRLVSGGTDNHLMMCDVTAIDLSGNVAEKALDEAGITVNKNMIPYDQRKPMDPSGIRIGTAALTTRGMKTDEMKKVGGWILQALKNADNSGELSAVRREIADFAKAFPVPGIG, via the coding sequence ATGTCAGTCCTTCAGAATGCCGACCCCGCTATCTGGGAAGCCATTTGCCACGAACGCAGCCGTCAGACAGAAGGTCTGGAACTTATCGCCTCCGAAAACTACACCAGTGCTGCCATTATGGAAGCCGCTGGGACCGTGCTGACAAACAAGTACGCAGAAGGTTATCCCGGCAAACGATACTACGGTGGATGTGAAAATGTAGACGTTGTCGAGAATCTGGCGCGGGAGCGAGTATGTCAGCTGTTCGGGGCAGAACATGCGAATGTGCAGCCTCACGCCGGATCCCAGGCCAACATGGCAGTTTATCTGAGTGTCGTTAAGCCCGGCGATACGGTGCTCGCCATGGACCTCGCACACGGAGGACACCTCACGCACGGTATGCGACTGAACTTCAGCGGTCTGCATTACAATGCAATTCACTACGGTGTCAGGCAGGATGATCATCGCATTGATTTCGATCAGGTTGCCAGCCTTGCTCGCGAACACAAGCCGAAGATGATCATCGCCGGTGCCAGCGCGTATCCTCGCGAAATTGATCATGCAAAGTTTGCGGACATTGCCAAAGAAGTTGGCGCGGTCCTGATGGTCGACATGGCCCACTACGCCGGACTTGTTGCCGGCGGCATTCACAACAGCCCAGTCCCAGTCGCTGACTTTGTTACGTCTACTTCGCACAAAACTTTGCGAGGTCCGCGTTCAGGGTTTGTTCTTTGCAGGAGTCAGTACGCGAAAGACCTTGACCGCAGCGTCTTTCCGGGGATGCAGGGCGGCCCATTGATGCATATTGTCGCGGCCAAAGCTGTCTGTTTTGCGGAAGCTTTGCAACCGGCCTTCAAAGCGTACGCTCAGCAGATTGTCGACAATGCAAAGACCCTGGCTGAAACACTGATGGCCGGTGGTCTGCGACTCGTTTCCGGGGGGACGGACAATCATTTGATGATGTGCGATGTGACGGCTATCGACCTGTCGGGCAACGTTGCCGAAAAGGCCCTGGATGAAGCAGGCATCACCGTCAACAAGAATATGATTCCGTACGACCAACGCAAGCCGATGGATCCCAGCGGGATTCGCATCGGGACTGCGGCGCTGACAACTCGTGGAATGAAGACTGACGAAATGAAGAAAGTCGGGGGCTGGATTCTGCAGGCACTGAAGAACGCTGACAACAGTGGCGAACTATCAGCGGTCCGTCGGGAAATCGCTGACTTTGCGAAAGCATTCCCTGTACCAGGGATTGGTTAG
- a CDS encoding DNRLRE domain-containing protein produces the protein MAVGASQDTSIFNVGQGDVSNGAGEYVLSGGEGSDETAIRGLIHFDLNTSSIPFGATILDVTLRLNAAYSVGGAANISLHRVSNAWGEGASDALDDELDGAAAAAQDATWIYRFYNGSQWNSPGGDFSAGESASASVGAAGLYQWNDLGMISDVQSWLDDASQNFGWMLLSESVPGSVKAFHSHDSSNAALRPSLEITYEEPILPALVAGRAWDDSDGNGLRVPLVVHDLQLQFYQQKDFFNVYRGQEYWYRSAVNNEWYFLTPDGTLTHWDRTPGQLSGTAVSTISRRFWELQNKHLLLKDAVQPEAYLNGVTVELLDSQGVVQRSTVTGDFDVNNDGLINPETESGWYRFEQVPAGDYQVRQILPTTRTASSGDHSGLATTVHQLDSQLNLRFYKSLFEDFGGEGERWFLGDNGWYYILPTGEVYRWKAQPITPSQPLTGTLVVELNHSYFRDPSLIYLASNPVVAAVDGTTIDTIDLPSFEAIEISGRIWHDQNGDGLPGRQDYPTVHALATAPAGGPAKAVFWYQSAGVGNGPVYYYADQFGNIFEWAASSGSKFVTQVWGGFELTSQSILETAFIVEPYLNGWAVELVDAAGRVVGTATSTDLDKNADQVIQASSERGWYVFNNVLPGEYTVRQAVHVDWVRTTTHDPMQQLTDLQFTYGFKRVPKDWYDFGFRQERWFQSRDNYWFYITPDGSIFEWDRRSGGAKGLVNGTLVAQTSSSCYLNMELLFAPAAKVLKAPAGAILNTVSFGNLRLIDSLFGEIESQLHS, from the coding sequence ATGGCTGTTGGAGCCTCGCAGGATACATCGATCTTCAATGTTGGTCAGGGTGACGTTTCGAACGGCGCCGGGGAGTACGTCCTGAGCGGCGGAGAAGGCAGCGATGAAACTGCGATTCGCGGTCTGATCCATTTTGATTTGAATACCTCGTCGATTCCGTTTGGCGCGACAATTCTGGATGTGACACTTCGGCTGAATGCAGCCTACAGCGTAGGAGGGGCAGCGAATATTTCGCTGCATCGAGTCAGCAATGCCTGGGGCGAAGGTGCGTCTGACGCGCTGGATGACGAGCTCGATGGTGCAGCCGCAGCCGCACAGGACGCGACGTGGATATATCGCTTCTACAATGGCTCACAGTGGAATTCGCCCGGCGGAGATTTTTCTGCTGGAGAATCTGCATCGGCCAGTGTCGGTGCTGCTGGTTTGTACCAGTGGAACGACCTGGGCATGATCTCAGACGTCCAGTCGTGGCTGGACGATGCGTCTCAGAACTTCGGCTGGATGCTTTTGAGCGAGTCCGTTCCCGGTTCGGTGAAGGCTTTCCACAGCCACGATTCGTCGAATGCTGCTCTGCGACCGTCTCTGGAAATTACCTACGAAGAACCCATTCTGCCAGCTTTGGTTGCGGGACGAGCCTGGGATGACTCGGATGGAAACGGATTGCGCGTTCCGCTGGTGGTTCACGATCTTCAACTGCAGTTCTACCAGCAGAAAGACTTCTTCAACGTCTACAGGGGCCAGGAATACTGGTACAGATCGGCGGTCAACAACGAATGGTATTTTCTGACACCTGATGGAACATTGACCCACTGGGACCGGACTCCCGGCCAATTATCGGGCACTGCCGTATCGACCATTTCCCGACGATTCTGGGAACTACAGAACAAGCACCTGCTTTTGAAGGACGCAGTCCAGCCCGAAGCATATTTGAATGGAGTGACCGTTGAACTGCTGGATTCACAGGGTGTTGTTCAACGTTCGACCGTGACAGGAGATTTCGACGTCAACAACGACGGACTCATCAATCCTGAAACGGAATCGGGGTGGTACCGTTTTGAGCAGGTCCCTGCTGGTGACTACCAGGTTCGACAGATATTACCAACGACGCGCACCGCCAGCAGTGGTGACCACAGCGGATTGGCAACCACTGTTCACCAGTTGGACAGTCAGCTGAATCTTCGATTTTACAAATCGTTGTTTGAAGATTTTGGTGGAGAAGGCGAGCGTTGGTTTCTCGGGGACAACGGCTGGTATTACATCCTTCCGACCGGTGAAGTGTACCGATGGAAGGCTCAGCCAATTACGCCCTCGCAACCCCTGACAGGAACTCTGGTCGTTGAGCTGAATCATTCTTATTTCCGCGACCCGTCATTGATCTATCTTGCCAGCAATCCCGTTGTTGCGGCGGTTGACGGCACGACAATCGACACCATTGACTTGCCGAGTTTTGAAGCGATCGAGATTTCCGGACGGATTTGGCACGATCAGAATGGTGATGGACTTCCAGGCCGCCAGGATTATCCAACGGTTCATGCTTTGGCGACCGCTCCTGCTGGTGGCCCGGCTAAGGCAGTATTCTGGTATCAGTCTGCCGGGGTGGGAAATGGTCCCGTTTATTACTATGCCGACCAGTTCGGAAACATCTTTGAGTGGGCGGCATCAAGTGGTTCGAAATTTGTCACTCAGGTGTGGGGCGGATTTGAGCTGACGTCCCAGAGTATCCTGGAAACGGCATTCATCGTTGAGCCTTACCTGAATGGATGGGCAGTCGAGCTTGTTGATGCTGCAGGTCGGGTGGTTGGCACGGCAACTTCAACGGACCTGGACAAGAATGCGGATCAGGTCATTCAGGCTTCCAGCGAGCGAGGCTGGTACGTTTTCAACAATGTTCTGCCAGGCGAATACACTGTGCGCCAGGCCGTTCATGTGGACTGGGTACGCACCACAACCCATGATCCAATGCAACAGTTGACTGACCTTCAGTTCACTTACGGTTTCAAGCGTGTGCCGAAGGACTGGTATGACTTTGGGTTCCGCCAGGAACGCTGGTTCCAAAGCAGGGATAACTATTGGTTTTACATCACGCCTGATGGCAGCATCTTCGAATGGGATCGGAGGAGTGGGGGAGCAAAAGGGCTCGTGAATGGAACACTCGTCGCGCAGACATCTTCGAGCTGCTACCTGAATATGGAGCTGCTGTTCGCCCCTGCTGCGAAAGTTCTGAAGGCCCCTGCAGGCGCGATTCTGAATACAGTCAGTTTCGGCAATCTCAGGCTGATCGACAGCCTGTTTGGTGAAATTGAAAGTCAGTTGCACTCCTGA
- the fusA gene encoding elongation factor G, translated as MNTIHNLRNVGISAHIDSGKTTLTERMLYYCGRIHRMGDVKGREGSATMDFDPIEIQRGITISSAVTQVQWDEHRINIIDTPGHVDFTIEVERSLRVLDGAVLVLCAVGGVQSQSMTVDRQMKRYGVPRIAFINKMDRAGADPQRVILQIREKLRCHAVALQLPVGREENFRGVIDLITMEAIYFEGADGRQVERSAVPLEMQQTAAAARAELLEELSKFDDALMEILLNGEDPGEHLLYRVIREATLAHRLTPVLMGTAYRNKGVQEVLTAITRYLPSPADRVVTAINLNPGHRTSQKAVASDVSEMAEQQAVVELSAAADVPLVAMAFKSVVESFGQLTFLRLYQGRLVRGDTYRNARTGRRMRVSRLLRIHADKREDIAMASAGDIVAVVGLDCASGDTFTGHGIHCTLESMFVPEPVMRVSIEACRSEDFGKLAKALEAFRREDPTFRVFTDARTGQTLIAGMGQLHLDVYLQKLKQLYQCECATGQPQVAYRQHPSCAVDFEYVLRKMTGGPGQFAQIKGRMIPLGVDGEKHFEFVNHVRGGRIPREFIPAVEQGFLDELNRGPLGEFEVVGVRIDLLDGAYHENDSSELSFRLCAQAAMRDVILPNADVRLLEPVMSVEVEVPARFQGGVTGHLASRRGLVTGSETRDGSCLITAVIPLAEMFHYADELRCMTQGQGVFSMAFCRYAPMPADTQRGVLQ; from the coding sequence ATGAACACCATCCATAACCTGAGAAACGTCGGCATTTCGGCTCACATCGATTCTGGCAAGACGACATTGACAGAACGAATGTTGTACTACTGTGGACGGATACATCGCATGGGAGATGTCAAAGGGCGTGAAGGCTCTGCGACAATGGATTTTGATCCCATTGAAATTCAGCGTGGCATTACCATTTCGTCTGCTGTTACGCAGGTGCAGTGGGATGAACATCGGATCAATATCATTGACACTCCCGGGCACGTGGATTTCACCATTGAAGTTGAACGGAGCCTTCGAGTCCTTGACGGAGCCGTACTGGTCCTCTGCGCTGTCGGAGGTGTCCAGAGTCAGTCGATGACCGTCGACAGGCAGATGAAACGTTACGGCGTGCCCCGGATTGCTTTCATCAACAAGATGGATCGTGCGGGGGCAGATCCGCAGCGAGTCATTCTGCAGATCCGCGAAAAACTTCGGTGTCACGCTGTGGCACTGCAGTTGCCTGTCGGGCGCGAAGAGAACTTTCGAGGTGTGATTGATCTGATCACGATGGAGGCGATCTACTTTGAAGGTGCTGATGGTCGTCAGGTTGAGCGATCCGCGGTTCCACTGGAGATGCAGCAAACTGCCGCAGCAGCTCGGGCCGAACTGCTGGAGGAGCTTTCGAAGTTCGATGACGCACTCATGGAGATCCTGCTGAATGGCGAAGATCCTGGTGAACACCTGCTGTATCGAGTCATTCGTGAGGCGACGCTTGCCCACAGGCTGACACCAGTACTGATGGGGACTGCCTACAGGAACAAAGGAGTGCAGGAGGTCCTGACTGCGATCACTCGGTATTTGCCGAGTCCCGCAGACAGAGTCGTGACAGCGATCAATCTGAATCCGGGCCACCGGACCAGTCAAAAGGCTGTTGCCTCGGACGTTTCTGAAATGGCAGAACAGCAGGCGGTCGTTGAGCTTTCAGCGGCCGCCGATGTTCCGCTGGTTGCGATGGCATTCAAGAGCGTTGTTGAATCTTTCGGACAGCTAACGTTCCTGCGTCTGTACCAGGGGCGACTTGTTCGGGGAGACACTTACCGGAACGCACGCACTGGACGTCGCATGCGGGTGAGCCGATTGCTGCGTATTCATGCGGACAAACGCGAGGACATCGCAATGGCTTCCGCAGGAGACATTGTGGCAGTCGTCGGCCTGGATTGCGCATCCGGAGATACGTTCACGGGCCATGGCATCCACTGCACACTCGAAAGTATGTTTGTGCCGGAACCAGTGATGAGGGTCTCAATTGAAGCTTGTCGTAGTGAAGATTTCGGAAAGCTGGCGAAAGCGCTGGAGGCGTTTCGGCGTGAAGATCCAACGTTTCGTGTTTTCACAGACGCGCGGACAGGACAAACGTTGATCGCCGGAATGGGGCAGCTTCATCTGGACGTTTACCTGCAGAAGCTGAAGCAGTTGTATCAGTGTGAATGTGCGACAGGTCAACCACAGGTTGCCTATCGTCAGCACCCGAGCTGTGCCGTCGACTTTGAGTATGTCCTGAGAAAGATGACGGGTGGCCCGGGGCAATTCGCGCAGATCAAAGGCCGAATGATTCCGCTGGGTGTCGATGGTGAAAAGCACTTTGAGTTTGTGAATCATGTTCGCGGTGGTCGAATTCCTCGCGAGTTCATCCCTGCGGTCGAACAGGGCTTCCTGGATGAACTCAACCGCGGACCGCTCGGTGAATTCGAAGTTGTGGGAGTACGAATCGATTTACTGGACGGAGCGTACCATGAAAACGATTCATCTGAACTGTCGTTTCGGCTCTGTGCTCAGGCGGCAATGAGAGACGTCATTCTTCCGAACGCTGATGTGCGGTTGCTCGAACCTGTCATGTCCGTTGAGGTCGAAGTGCCGGCTCGGTTTCAGGGAGGAGTGACCGGGCATCTGGCTAGTCGGCGAGGACTCGTCACCGGCTCGGAGACCCGTGATGGCTCTTGTCTGATTACTGCCGTCATTCCACTGGCTGAAATGTTTCACTACGCCGATGAGCTCCGTTGTATGACACAGGGACAGGGCGTGTTTTCGATGGCATTCTGTCGATATGCCCCGATGCCTGCAGACACTCAACGCGGTGTATTGCAATAG
- the lgt gene encoding prolipoprotein diacylglyceryl transferase has translation MRKVLLRFVFDQFWTFQSVGNELLVGAGWLVAVMLIVTVVLVFVNWRIKRDLKAAVSENLSWLVLPAFILAVPILNLSLVNSGIPVFGYGFMMFVGFSTATLLAARRIQTVGLPPDIIWDLMMWLLIPGLIGARAVYLSQYGPQVFAGKTGLALLIAPFALWDGGIVFYGCIIGGVIGLLVYCRRRNVDPLVLCDVIAPSLFVGEGFGRIGCFLYGCCFGAPCALPWSVQFPPDSITFQRLVERGTIPPDAISTIPLHPTQIYSSVSAFLLAGLLAWFFRRRPFDGAVLAMAWIIYPINRYVLEIYRDDEPGRLGLTLTFSQLMSIGLLVSGIAAMYYFHKRNKLTRAADSDCKAAANA, from the coding sequence ATGCGCAAGGTGCTTCTACGATTCGTGTTCGACCAGTTCTGGACCTTTCAGTCCGTTGGCAACGAACTTCTTGTTGGCGCCGGGTGGCTGGTGGCCGTGATGCTGATCGTGACCGTAGTGCTGGTGTTCGTGAATTGGCGAATAAAACGGGATCTGAAAGCAGCCGTCTCTGAAAACCTGAGCTGGCTGGTATTACCCGCGTTTATCCTCGCAGTCCCGATTCTGAATCTTTCGCTGGTCAACAGCGGCATTCCGGTCTTTGGTTACGGCTTTATGATGTTTGTTGGCTTTTCAACGGCCACACTGCTCGCTGCCCGGCGAATTCAGACGGTCGGTTTGCCGCCCGATATCATCTGGGATTTAATGATGTGGCTGCTGATCCCCGGCCTGATCGGTGCCCGAGCTGTTTATCTCAGCCAGTATGGACCGCAGGTTTTTGCAGGTAAGACGGGGCTTGCACTTCTGATTGCGCCCTTCGCCTTGTGGGATGGGGGGATTGTTTTCTACGGGTGCATCATTGGCGGAGTGATCGGGCTACTGGTTTACTGTCGACGGCGGAATGTCGATCCGCTTGTACTTTGCGATGTGATTGCTCCATCGCTATTCGTTGGCGAAGGGTTCGGTCGTATTGGTTGTTTCCTGTACGGTTGCTGTTTCGGAGCACCGTGTGCCCTGCCCTGGTCTGTCCAGTTTCCTCCGGACAGCATCACGTTTCAACGACTTGTGGAACGCGGGACGATTCCACCGGACGCCATTTCCACCATCCCATTGCATCCGACACAGATTTACAGTTCTGTTTCAGCATTCCTGTTGGCGGGCTTGCTGGCGTGGTTCTTTCGCCGTCGTCCGTTTGACGGTGCCGTTTTGGCAATGGCGTGGATCATTTACCCCATCAATCGCTATGTGCTCGAAATCTATCGCGACGACGAACCGGGCCGTCTGGGTCTGACTCTCACTTTCTCTCAACTGATGAGTATTGGTTTGCTTGTGAGTGGAATTGCAGCGATGTATTACTTCCATAAGCGCAACAAACTGACGAGAGCTGCAGATTCGGATTGCAAGGCCGCTGCGAACGCCTGA